The following proteins are encoded in a genomic region of Bernardetia sp. MNP-M8:
- a CDS encoding DUF1573 domain-containing protein produces the protein MKKIFFAWLLGIFTFLSVQSIQAQTDTETKKETTTFIKKADDRQAQLTFANREHDFGEVEEGKIVEYVFSFKNTGNYPLMLQDIRTTCGCTAPEWTKEPIAPNEEGKIIVRFNSAHKAGQQRKVITVISNASNSSEALVLFGTVLPNGSGE, from the coding sequence ATGAAAAAAATATTTTTTGCATGGCTTTTAGGAATTTTTACTTTTTTGTCTGTTCAATCTATTCAAGCACAAACAGATACAGAAACAAAGAAAGAAACAACTACTTTTATCAAAAAAGCTGACGACCGTCAAGCACAACTCACTTTTGCAAATCGGGAACATGATTTTGGTGAAGTTGAAGAAGGTAAAATAGTTGAATATGTCTTTTCATTCAAAAATACGGGAAATTATCCATTAATGCTGCAAGATATTCGAACCACTTGTGGATGTACTGCTCCAGAATGGACAAAAGAGCCTATTGCACCCAATGAAGAAGGAAAAATAATTGTTCGTTTTAACTCTGCTCATAAAGCAGGGCAACAGAGAAAAGTAATTACTGTTATCTCAAATGCTTCAAATTCTTCAGAAGCTTTAGTCTTGTTTGGAACTGTTTTACCAAACGGAAGTGGAGAATAA
- a CDS encoding PAS domain S-box protein, producing MKQYINVENFVPDDALLEAYEEEAFHYIDSVMERFLLIYMGFSGVLAVFYDEFVQVYWFLPSAGAFLSYHLIKRFVMPQDSRYVLTAVLALMGVLYLIQLHGAFYIHFVFFITLTVLVFYQNWRILVFYASIIGAYNIICFVLYSAFGQEGIKNYFLNIENLDSQVAFFGSLLGGAELAIAVFFAGYLKKQTDQDARNKIYLNEQLNFSGNLEFANQIAEGELNSDFQPAENDVMGEALLNMRNSLTTFVENERLNKWRSDGVAQISDILVSSESLSILSQQVLNKVVSYLGAHQGIFYSLHKDSYKHEPYLKATAAYAYDDVEKLNQKILIGDGLVGQVAQSQNPIYLKNPPPHFFKIKSAIGEAPPQGLMLLPLQLREDLVGVLEIALLRPLSPHERSFLEEISSRIAATMIALRSQEENKRLLEESQENAEQIASQEEEMRQNVEELTSTQEELAKQMRETEYIKNEVTAQLEALNLSALLIQLDSKGRIISANERVTDAIRRYEDDLDGLKLSTLIDEQEHLQSWERVWAQVQLGEIGHLVFKTKRPDKSHSWIDLTIAPVRDKNKKIYKYIAIGHNITRQMKQDARLKRLLKETEEAREKATSASRQSQEQLRAIDNSVAMLEMDNTGKILQVNNNFLQIMGYEDKEDLIGKHHSDLVEKQTALKEDYLNLWQQLREGKTVEGTFERKYNTGKTVWVRGSYTPTLNSKNELQKVTKLSYDVTESKNQQIELENLLEQMTAQEEEMRISMEYLQTAQEELDYKTREFKDFHEFINDFNIIVDFDKEGNILTVNNLFEEITGYHEDEVMGHSYSDFEELEGNETFEHLWKETVEGEYTERIVKLKAKNKSIIFLKTFYIPIKDQDGNVTKITAVSDDITTQKEQEKLIQQNINDLKNHQDQLEKREKFLESLLSILDEVPALVGRATLGGKLEIVYVNEYGEDLIGYDANFIKKNGFGGFIHKDDLPKLAQVTKEKLATGNNYSATFRVVTKSKKIKTVWEYAQKVDFNGQECIDFFIIDPSIISKNDM from the coding sequence ATGAAGCAATATATCAACGTCGAAAATTTTGTTCCAGATGATGCACTCTTAGAAGCCTATGAAGAGGAAGCCTTCCATTATATTGATTCTGTAATGGAACGTTTTTTACTTATTTATATGGGCTTTAGTGGTGTATTGGCTGTTTTTTACGATGAATTTGTACAAGTATATTGGTTTTTGCCTAGTGCAGGAGCTTTTTTGAGCTATCATTTGATTAAACGTTTTGTAATGCCTCAAGATTCTCGTTATGTCTTGACGGCTGTTTTGGCACTTATGGGAGTTTTATATTTGATACAGTTACATGGAGCTTTCTATATTCATTTTGTGTTTTTTATTACCCTAACTGTTTTAGTATTTTATCAAAATTGGCGTATTCTAGTTTTTTATGCTTCCATAATTGGAGCTTATAATATTATTTGCTTTGTGCTGTATAGTGCCTTTGGACAAGAAGGAATTAAAAATTATTTTTTAAACATAGAAAATTTAGATTCTCAAGTTGCTTTTTTTGGTTCTCTTTTAGGTGGTGCAGAACTTGCCATAGCTGTATTTTTTGCAGGTTATCTTAAAAAACAAACTGACCAAGATGCACGAAACAAGATTTATCTCAACGAACAACTCAATTTTTCAGGTAATTTAGAATTTGCAAATCAGATTGCAGAAGGCGAACTTAATTCAGACTTTCAACCTGCTGAAAATGATGTAATGGGAGAAGCTCTTTTAAATATGAGAAATAGCTTAACTACATTTGTAGAAAATGAAAGATTAAATAAATGGCGAAGTGATGGAGTAGCACAGATTAGTGATATTTTGGTTTCTAGTGAATCACTTAGTATACTCTCACAGCAAGTTCTCAATAAAGTTGTTTCTTATTTGGGAGCGCATCAAGGTATTTTTTATTCTTTGCACAAAGATTCTTATAAGCATGAACCTTATTTAAAGGCAACAGCAGCTTATGCCTACGATGATGTTGAAAAATTAAATCAAAAAATATTAATTGGAGATGGTTTGGTAGGACAGGTAGCCCAATCTCAAAATCCAATTTATCTCAAAAATCCTCCTCCTCATTTTTTTAAAATAAAATCAGCTATTGGTGAAGCTCCCCCACAGGGTCTTATGCTTTTGCCTTTGCAACTGCGTGAAGATTTGGTGGGTGTTTTGGAAATTGCCCTTTTGCGTCCTCTCTCTCCACATGAACGTAGTTTTTTAGAAGAAATTTCTAGTCGTATTGCAGCCACTATGATTGCCCTTCGTTCACAGGAAGAAAACAAACGTTTATTAGAAGAATCTCAAGAAAATGCAGAGCAAATTGCTTCTCAAGAGGAAGAGATGCGTCAGAATGTAGAAGAACTAACTAGCACGCAGGAAGAACTTGCCAAGCAAATGCGTGAAACAGAGTATATCAAAAACGAAGTCACGGCACAGTTGGAAGCTCTAAATCTTTCTGCTTTACTTATTCAACTTGATAGTAAGGGACGTATTATTTCTGCTAATGAGCGTGTTACTGATGCAATTCGTAGATATGAAGATGATTTAGATGGACTGAAATTATCAACATTAATAGATGAACAAGAGCATTTGCAATCGTGGGAGAGAGTATGGGCGCAAGTACAACTTGGTGAAATAGGACATTTAGTATTCAAGACTAAACGCCCAGATAAAAGCCACTCTTGGATTGACCTAACTATTGCTCCTGTACGAGATAAAAATAAGAAAATTTATAAATATATTGCCATCGGACATAATATTACACGTCAGATGAAGCAAGATGCTAGGTTAAAGAGATTGCTTAAAGAAACTGAAGAAGCTAGAGAAAAAGCAACCTCTGCAAGTCGTCAGAGTCAGGAGCAATTAAGAGCAATTGATAATTCGGTAGCTATGTTAGAAATGGATAATACAGGCAAAATACTTCAAGTAAATAATAATTTCTTGCAGATTATGGGGTATGAAGACAAAGAAGATCTGATAGGAAAACATCACTCTGACTTAGTAGAAAAACAAACAGCTTTAAAAGAAGACTACTTAAATCTTTGGCAACAGTTGAGAGAAGGAAAAACTGTAGAGGGAACTTTTGAAAGAAAATACAATACAGGAAAAACAGTTTGGGTACGAGGAAGTTATACACCAACTCTTAATTCAAAAAATGAGCTTCAAAAAGTAACTAAATTGAGTTATGATGTTACTGAATCCAAAAATCAGCAAATTGAATTGGAAAACTTGTTAGAACAAATGACAGCGCAAGAAGAAGAAATGCGTATTAGCATGGAATATTTGCAGACAGCACAGGAAGAACTGGATTACAAAACAAGAGAGTTTAAAGATTTTCATGAGTTTATCAATGATTTTAATATCATTGTCGATTTTGATAAAGAAGGAAATATTCTGACAGTTAATAATTTATTTGAAGAAATCACAGGGTATCATGAGGATGAAGTCATGGGGCATAGTTATTCTGATTTTGAGGAATTAGAGGGGAATGAAACCTTCGAACATCTTTGGAAAGAAACTGTAGAAGGAGAATATACTGAACGAATTGTAAAACTGAAAGCCAAAAACAAATCAATTATTTTTCTCAAAACATTTTATATTCCTATCAAAGACCAAGATGGCAATGTAACCAAAATTACAGCTGTCAGTGATGATATTACAACCCAAAAAGAGCAAGAAAAATTAATCCAACAAAATATAAACGACTTAAAAAACCATCAAGATCAATTAGAAAAAAGAGAAAAATTCTTAGAATCCTTACTGAGTATTCTTGATGAAGTACCTGCATTAGTAGGACGTGCTACATTGGGTGGAAAATTAGAAATTGTCTATGTCAATGAATATGGTGAAGACTTAATTGGTTACGATGCTAATTTTATCAAAAAGAATGGTTTTGGTGGATTTATCCATAAAGACGACCTGCCAAAACTTGCTCAAGTTACAAAAGAAAAACTAGCAACAGGAAATAATTATTCGGCTACTTTCAGGGTTGTTACAAAAAGTAAAAAAATAAAAACAGTGTGGGAATATGCTCAAAAAGTAGATTTCAATGGACAAGAATGTATTGACTTTTTTATTATAGATCCAAGTATTATTTCTAAAAATGATATGTAA
- a CDS encoding C40 family peptidase yields MDFKRNSLSFLCASLIFTCAAFTVSPSEITKPNSKSTNKNNKTKKAKKRSHSLIVASTSSNSNSHNSVSSFNCFQTPLDLLPTFHLVNKDTILAESTTVETISNDLETQQDEQEDQNDIFALLDEEANQKTNENNLELDVEEANFFDFSSPNNIAVSPQLLEKVVIRDNFVTSLVDIAVAQEGVPYVHGGKSPKGFDCSGFVSYVYSQFKINLPASSSSYDHVGKKIKLEDAQVGDIVCFTGRNSRSGRTGHVGIIVEKNPNEPIKFIHAASGSRRQITYSTMESSYYKPRFRSVRRISAPVLEEILENETIESAE; encoded by the coding sequence ATGGACTTTAAACGTAATTCGCTATCCTTTCTTTGTGCTTCACTAATTTTTACTTGTGCTGCTTTTACAGTTTCTCCTTCAGAAATTACTAAGCCTAACTCTAAATCAACAAATAAAAATAATAAAACGAAAAAGGCAAAAAAACGTTCTCATAGTCTTATTGTTGCCTCTACCTCTTCAAATTCCAATTCTCATAACTCAGTCTCTTCTTTCAATTGTTTTCAAACTCCTTTAGATTTATTACCCACTTTTCATTTGGTAAATAAAGACACTATTCTTGCAGAAAGTACGACTGTAGAAACCATTTCTAATGATTTAGAAACTCAGCAAGATGAGCAAGAAGATCAAAACGACATTTTTGCTTTACTTGACGAAGAAGCAAATCAAAAAACAAACGAAAACAATCTTGAGTTAGATGTAGAAGAGGCTAACTTTTTTGACTTTTCTAGTCCTAACAATATTGCTGTTAGCCCACAGTTGTTAGAAAAAGTAGTTATTAGAGATAATTTTGTAACTTCATTAGTTGATATTGCTGTGGCACAAGAAGGTGTTCCGTATGTACATGGAGGAAAATCACCCAAAGGTTTTGATTGTTCAGGATTTGTATCTTATGTGTATAGTCAATTCAAAATCAATCTTCCAGCTTCTTCTAGCTCGTATGACCATGTAGGTAAAAAAATAAAATTAGAAGATGCTCAAGTAGGTGATATAGTTTGTTTTACAGGAAGAAATTCTCGTTCTGGACGTACAGGACATGTTGGAATTATTGTTGAAAAGAATCCAAATGAACCTATAAAATTCATTCATGCAGCATCAGGAAGCAGAAGACAAATTACATATAGTACAATGGAAAGTAGTTATTACAAACCTCGTTTTCGTTCTGTGCGTAGAATTTCTGCTCCAGTTTTGGAAGAGATTTTAGAAAATGAAACTATTGAAAGTGCTGAATAA